A region from the Nitrospirota bacterium genome encodes:
- a CDS encoding DUF3052 family protein has translation MAGYSGSSLPKKLGLKPPMTLVAIDAPQEYRSWLGELPAGVHIVTKVAKTVQAAHFFVTKRLLLEQNLARFRKQLEQSGFVWVSWPKKASKVETDITEDTIREVALPLGLVDIKVCAVSDVWSGLKLVIRKSERTAGNFYQ, from the coding sequence ATGGCTGGATATTCTGGATCTTCGCTTCCCAAGAAGCTCGGTCTCAAGCCGCCCATGACTTTGGTTGCCATTGATGCCCCGCAGGAATATCGCTCATGGCTTGGTGAACTGCCTGCGGGTGTTCATATCGTTACAAAGGTTGCCAAAACGGTTCAGGCGGCGCATTTCTTCGTCACAAAGCGCTTACTCTTGGAACAAAATCTGGCGAGATTTCGCAAACAACTGGAGCAGTCCGGGTTCGTGTGGGTCTCTTGGCCGAAGAAGGCGTCAAAGGTCGAAACAGACATCACCGAAGACACCATAAGGGAAGTCGCGTTGCCACTCGGGCTCGTTGACATTAAAGTGTGCGCTGTCAGTGATGTATGGTCCGGGCTAAAGCTTGTCATTCGCAAAAGTGAAAGAACAGCAGGCAATTTTTACCAGTAG
- a CDS encoding DUF1697 domain-containing protein — protein MNTYIALLRAINAGGVNSLSMKDLVKLLESMGLGNIKTYIQTGNAVFLGKETDAIELPDKIKARIKRSHGFAPEVILLRLEELECAIASNPYPEADSDPKALHLTFLTCTPKAPDLAALDKIRKESERFVLKGRVFYFHAPEGVARSKSFSRIEKSLGVFGTARNWRTASRILEMARQIASTDAALRHG, from the coding sequence ATGAACACTTACATTGCCCTACTAAGGGCTATTAATGCCGGCGGTGTCAATTCACTGTCCATGAAGGACTTGGTGAAACTGCTGGAAAGTATGGGGCTCGGAAACATCAAGACCTATATACAAACCGGCAACGCTGTTTTTCTTGGCAAGGAAACCGATGCAATAGAACTTCCCGATAAGATCAAGGCCAGGATTAAGCGCAGCCATGGATTTGCCCCTGAAGTGATTCTCTTGAGGCTGGAGGAGTTGGAATGCGCGATTGCATCTAACCCTTACCCGGAAGCCGATTCAGACCCCAAAGCATTGCACCTGACCTTCTTGACCTGCACGCCAAAAGCGCCGGATTTGGCCGCTCTCGATAAAATTCGGAAAGAGAGCGAGCGCTTCGTGCTCAAGGGCAGAGTTTTTTACTTTCACGCGCCCGAAGGAGTTGCGCGATCAAAGTCGTTCTCGCGAATCGAAAAATCGCTCGGTGTTTTCGGCACGGCGCGCAACTGGCGTACAGCTAGCAGGATTCTGGAAATGGCCCGGCAGATCGCATCAACCGACGCCGCTTTGCGGCATGGATGA
- a CDS encoding sulfite exporter TauE/SafE family protein, with the protein MMKRYLILFLSLIGVLAHLELSEAHPMGNFSINHYSGIQARDKGIEIRYILDFAEIPTFQERQKMDTDQNGTITLSEQEAYLMIKRVELTRGLTLKISGNEKKLTPLSQEIKFPPGSGGLPTLRISIVYQAESSVPRNETAEVFYQDNNYAGRTGWKEVSAAGDKEITLVGSSVPISGNELRSYPEKEIKSPPQTLDAHFYYKTGPLTQSASFGKNGGANARPMKTPTDKFTELINGTSPKGAMIWVSLLIAFGLGTFHALSPGHGKTIVAGYLIGSRAKARHVFALGLIVTLSHTAGVFILGFLTLYLSKYILPERLYPWLGLFSGLMILVIGASLFIKRIRSLNRQQTLTDSHHREHEDGGHHAHSHHHGHSHLSHPDGSIGSTTLLGLGISGGIIPCPSALVVLLGAIAFHQIVFGLFLILAFSMGLASTLIGIGILMVYLKGMIGRFEKFSRINRILPALSAAGVAMLGGIIALEAWFQ; encoded by the coding sequence GATGGGAAATTTTTCTATTAACCACTATTCGGGGATTCAGGCAAGAGACAAAGGGATTGAAATTCGTTATATTCTTGATTTTGCGGAAATTCCAACCTTCCAGGAACGGCAGAAAATGGACACGGACCAAAATGGAACGATCACCCTCTCCGAACAAGAGGCTTATCTAATGATCAAGAGAGTGGAATTGACCAGGGGACTCACGCTTAAAATTAGCGGAAATGAAAAAAAACTAACGCCTCTTTCTCAGGAGATCAAGTTTCCGCCCGGATCGGGCGGGCTTCCCACTCTCCGGATTTCGATTGTCTACCAGGCCGAATCAAGCGTCCCGAGAAACGAAACGGCAGAGGTTTTCTATCAAGATAACAATTATGCGGGCCGGACGGGATGGAAAGAGGTTTCCGCGGCTGGAGATAAAGAAATTACGCTCGTGGGTTCCTCCGTTCCGATCTCAGGGAATGAGCTCCGTTCCTACCCGGAAAAAGAAATCAAAAGCCCTCCACAAACTCTGGATGCTCATTTTTACTATAAAACCGGGCCTTTGACCCAATCCGCTTCCTTTGGAAAAAACGGGGGCGCTAACGCCAGACCCATGAAGACCCCCACAGACAAGTTCACGGAGTTAATCAATGGGACATCCCCAAAGGGGGCGATGATCTGGGTCTCTTTGCTGATTGCCTTTGGCCTGGGGACTTTTCATGCTTTGTCTCCCGGCCATGGAAAGACGATTGTTGCCGGATACTTAATCGGATCCCGCGCCAAAGCGCGACACGTTTTTGCCCTTGGTTTAATCGTTACCCTTTCCCATACGGCCGGCGTCTTCATTTTGGGGTTCTTAACCCTTTATTTATCAAAATATATTCTTCCTGAACGGCTCTATCCCTGGCTGGGGCTTTTTTCCGGTCTGATGATTTTGGTCATCGGCGCGAGTCTGTTCATAAAAAGAATCCGTTCTTTAAACCGCCAGCAGACCCTCACGGACAGCCATCATAGGGAGCACGAAGATGGAGGCCATCACGCCCACTCTCATCACCATGGACATTCTCATTTATCACATCCTGACGGAAGCATCGGTTCGACCACTCTTCTGGGGTTGGGAATCAGCGGTGGAATTATCCCCTGTCCGTCCGCTCTGGTTGTTTTACTTGGCGCAATCGCTTTTCATCAGATTGTGTTTGGCCTTTTTTTGATTCTGGCGTTTAGCATGGGGCTTGCGAGCACTCTGATTGGAATCGGCATTCTGATGGTTTATCTAAAAGGGATGATCGGCAGATTTGAAAAATTCAGCCGGATAAATCGGATACTTCCCGCCCTCTCCGCGGCCGGTGTAGCCATGTTAGGGGGAATCATCGCCCTTGAAGCCTGGTTTCAGTAG